From Thamnophis elegans isolate rThaEle1 chromosome 12, rThaEle1.pri, whole genome shotgun sequence, one genomic window encodes:
- the HDAC8 gene encoding histone deacetylase 8 isoform X1 — protein MDGSPPPPVYVYGAECLARCDALCKVPRRASMVHALVEAYSLLQHMRVVQPRPARMEEMAAFHTDAYLQHLRQVSEDGDEDHPDSAEFGLGYDCPTSKGIFEYAAAVGGATLTAARCLVEEKSRVAINWAGGWHHAKKDEASGFCYLNDAVLGILQLRRRFDRVLYVDLDLHHGDGVEDAFSFTSKVMTVSLHKFAPGFFPGTGDVTEVGMGKGRYYSVNVPLQDGIKNEVYYQICEAVLKDVHAAFRPEAVVLQLGADTIAGDPMCAFNLTPEGIGKCLTYVLQWQLPTLILGGGGYHLANTARCWTYLTGVILGKTLPSEIPDHEFFTEYGPDYVLEITPSCRPDRNEPQRIQEILSCVKGHLKHVT, from the exons ATGGACGGCTCGCCGCCCCCGCCGGTCTATGTGTATGGCGCCGAATGCCTGGCGCGATGCGACGCTCTCTGCAAGGTCCCGCGGCGG GCCAGCATGGTGCACGCGCTGGTGGAAGCCTACTCGCTGCTGCAGCACATGAG GGTCGTCCAGCCGCGCCCCGCCCGCATGGAGGAGATGGCGGCCTTCCACACCGACGCCTACCTGCAGCACCTGCGGCAGGTCAGCGAGGACGGCGACGAGGACCACCCGGACTCCGCCGAATTCGGCCTCG GCTACGACTGCCCAACCAGCAAGGGCATCTTCGAGTACGCAGCGGCCGTCGGCGGTGCCACCCTGACGGCGGCGCGGTGCCTGGTGGAGGAGAAGAGCCGGGTGGCCATCAACTGGGCCGGCGGCTGGCACCACGCCAAGAA GGACGAAGCGTCGGGCTTCTGCTACTTGAACGACGCGGTGCTGGGGATCTTGCAGCTGCGCCGGAGATTCGACCGGGTCCTCTATGTTGACCTGGACCTGCATCACGGGGACG GTGTCGAAGACGCTTTCAGCTTCACCTCCAAAGTCATGACGGTGTCCCTGCACAAGTTTGCACCTGGATTTTTCCCAG GAACGGGAGACGTGACCGAAGTGGGCATGGGGAAGGGGCGCTACTACAGCGTCAACGTGCCCCTGCAGGATGGCATCAAGAACGAGGTGTACTATCAGATCTGCGAGGC GGTGCTGAAGGACGTCCATGCCGCCTTCCGGCCGGAAGCTGTAGTCCTACAGTTGGGGGCGGACACAATTGCCGGCGACCCCATGTGTGCGTTCAACCTGACCCCGGAAGGGATTGGCAAGTGCCTGACTTACGTGCTGCAGTGGCAGCTGCCGACCCTCATCCTGGGGGGAG GAGGCTATCACCTTGCTAACACTGCCCGCTGCTGGACGTACCTGACTGGAGTCATCCTGGGGAAAACTTTGCCCTCTGAAATTCCCGATCACGAG TTCTTCACGGAATACGGCCCTGACTACGTGCTGGAAATCACTCCCAGTTGCCGGCCAGACAGGAACGAGCCTCAGCGTATCCAAGAGATCCTTAGCTGTGTGAAAG GACACCTGAAACATGTGACTTAG
- the HDAC8 gene encoding histone deacetylase 8 isoform X2 translates to MDGSPPPPVYVYGAECLARCDALCKVPRRASMVHALVEAYSLLQHMRVVQPRPARMEEMAAFHTDAYLQHLRQVSEDGDEDHPDSAEFGLGYDCPTSKGIFEYAAAVGGATLTAARCLVEEKSRVAINWAGGWHHAKKDEASGFCYLNDAVLGILQLRRRFDRVLYVDLDLHHGDGVEDAFSFTSKVMTVSLHKFAPGFFPGTGDVTEVGMGKGRYYSVNVPLQDGIKNEGAEGRPCRLPAGSCSPTVGGGHNCRRPHVCVQPDPGRDWQVPDLRAAVAAADPHPGGR, encoded by the exons ATGGACGGCTCGCCGCCCCCGCCGGTCTATGTGTATGGCGCCGAATGCCTGGCGCGATGCGACGCTCTCTGCAAGGTCCCGCGGCGG GCCAGCATGGTGCACGCGCTGGTGGAAGCCTACTCGCTGCTGCAGCACATGAG GGTCGTCCAGCCGCGCCCCGCCCGCATGGAGGAGATGGCGGCCTTCCACACCGACGCCTACCTGCAGCACCTGCGGCAGGTCAGCGAGGACGGCGACGAGGACCACCCGGACTCCGCCGAATTCGGCCTCG GCTACGACTGCCCAACCAGCAAGGGCATCTTCGAGTACGCAGCGGCCGTCGGCGGTGCCACCCTGACGGCGGCGCGGTGCCTGGTGGAGGAGAAGAGCCGGGTGGCCATCAACTGGGCCGGCGGCTGGCACCACGCCAAGAA GGACGAAGCGTCGGGCTTCTGCTACTTGAACGACGCGGTGCTGGGGATCTTGCAGCTGCGCCGGAGATTCGACCGGGTCCTCTATGTTGACCTGGACCTGCATCACGGGGACG GTGTCGAAGACGCTTTCAGCTTCACCTCCAAAGTCATGACGGTGTCCCTGCACAAGTTTGCACCTGGATTTTTCCCAG GAACGGGAGACGTGACCGAAGTGGGCATGGGGAAGGGGCGCTACTACAGCGTCAACGTGCCCCTGCAGGATGGCATCAAGAACGAG GGTGCTGAAGGACGTCCATGCCGCCTTCCGGCCGGAAGCTGTAGTCCTACAGTTGGGGGCGGACACAATTGCCGGCGACCCCATGTGTGCGTTCAACCTGACCCCGGAAGGGATTGGCAAGTGCCTGACTTACGTGCTGCAGTGGCAGCTGCCGACCCTCATCCTGGGGGGAG ATAG